A DNA window from Tachysurus fulvidraco isolate hzauxx_2018 chromosome 4, HZAU_PFXX_2.0, whole genome shotgun sequence contains the following coding sequences:
- the ccdc85a gene encoding coiled-coil domain-containing protein 85A yields MEKPVQAQLQSGAAKSSESCTEDLSKVTDQELLKWSKDDLVRRLRKAEAEKMSAIVEHGNLIREVNRRLQQHLNEIRGLKEVNQKLQEDNQELRDLCCFLDDDRQKGKKVSREWQRLGRYSAGIMRKEVTLYLQKLKELEQRQEEVLKENLELRELCLLLDEEKGSGSTGVSLSTGGPAGCRNSIDSQSSLLHASVPGPGLLRDVGDGSSTSSAGSTDSPDHLTHKQQLLAGPAGGSLEHVHKPRAVEEMPVPEHLSRRRSTSPEYAAHTFPQVCRPRCGSFSSPDHKGMRGLSPEKLGKRGGPEQFLKHLPVSSQPPGSPDLFQKHRTSIGSLCGSPEPKQILSGTPEHLQKGRVIAGSPEMLRHQYSGSPDHGKLGSPGRDVAQRRSGAEELSPHHRSIYSGMNALLSAGCCTTTTCRSVKLWDSFDAS; encoded by the exons ATGGAGAAGCCGGTCCAAGCCCAGTTGCAGTCAGGTGCAGCCAAAAGCTCGGAAAGCTGTACGGAGGATTTATCCAAAGTCACAGACCAGGAGCTCCTGAAGTGGAGTAAAGATGATCTGGTGCGGCGGTTGCGCAAAGCAGAGGCCGAGAAGATGAGCGCCATAGTGGAACACGGAAACCTGATCCGAGAGGTGAACCGCAGGCTCCAGCAGCACCTGAATGAGATCCGGGGTCTGAAG GAGGTGAATCAGAAACTTCAAGAGGATAACCAGGAGTTGCGTGACCTTTGCTGCTTCTTGGACGATGACCGGCAGAAGGGGAAGAAGGTGTCAAGGGAGTGGCAACGCCTTGGCCGCTACAGTGCAGGCATTATGCGTAAAGAGGTGACCCTGTACCTGCAGAAGTTAAAGGAGTTGGAGCAGAGGCAGGAGGAGGTGCTGAAAGAAAACCTGGAACTGAGAGAGCTGTGTCTCTTGCTGGATGAGGAAAAGGGCTCTGGAAGCACAGGGGTCTCACTGAGCACTGGAGGTCCAGCAGGCTGCAGGAACTCTATCGACAGCCAGAGCAGCCTGTTACATGCCAGCGTGCCTGGGCCAGGGCTGCTGAGGGACGTTGGAGATGGGAGTAGCACTTCCAGTGCAGGAAGCACAGACAGCCCTGATCATCTGACACACAAGCAGCAGCTGCTGGCTGGTCCAGCCGGAGGCAGTCTTGAGCATGTCCACAAGCCCCGGGCAGTGGAGGAGATGCCAGTTCCAGAGCATCTCAGCCGCAGAAGGAGCACAAGTCCGGAGTATGCTGCCCATACCTTTCCTCAAGTGTGCCGTCCTCGCTGTGGCTCATTCTCTAGTCCTGACCACAAGGGCATGAGAGGTCTCAGCCCCGAAAAGCTTGGCAAAAGAGGTGGTCCAGAGCAGTTTTTAAAGCACTTGCCAGTGTCTTCTCAGCCTCCTGGTAGCCCTGACCTCTTTCAGAAGCACAGGACAAGCATCGGGAGTCTATGTGGCAGTCCAGAGCCTAAACAGATACTTTCAGGGACTCCTGAACATCTGCAGAAGGGTCGTGTGATTGCAGGAAGCCCTGAGATGCTAAGGCACCAATACAGTGGCAGTCCAGATCATGGCAAATTAGGCAGCCCTGGGAGGGATGTGGCACAAAGGAGGTCAGGAGCAGAGGAGCTGTCTCCACATCACCGGAGCATCTACAGTGGTATGAATG
- the soul2 gene encoding heme-binding protein soul2 encodes MVTTMDLRFCLLFMASVSLGGCWEAPWFCHDYDCPVYTVVNTYGSFQERRYDASQWITTDIASTGVNDIQAGFWKLYYFMQRKNKDGNEIVMTRPVVVSVNEATENGGTRVSISFFISAGVVLPEPNDDTIKKKDLPAATVYVREFGGIANEEDVNENVQKLKEDLKVAGKQFDGTRFEAAGYDAPWVLVNRHNEVWIYAA; translated from the exons ATGGTGACCACGATGGATTTAAGGTTTTGCCTTCTGTTTATGGCTTCTGTCTCTCTTGGAGGATGTTGGGAAGCACCTTGGTTTTGCCATGATTATGACTGTCCAGTTTACACAGTTGTGAATACATATGGG AGTTTTCAGGAGCGTCGTTATGATGCCAGTCAGTGGATCACTACAGACATTGCAAGCACCGGAGTCAATGATATACAAGCAGGCTTTTGGAAACTATATTACTTTATGCAAAGGAAAAATAAGGATG gaAATGAAATTGTCATGACCCGTCCAGTAGTGGTGTCAGTAAATGAAGCAACTGAGAATGGGGGTACTCGAGTGTCAATCTCCTTTTTCATCAGTGCAGGCGTTGTCCTCCCTGAACCTAATGATGACACTATCAAGAAAAAAGACCTGCCTGCTGCAACAGTATATGTTAG GGAATTTGGGGGAATTGCAAATGAGGAAGATGTCAATGAGAATGTGCAGAAGTTGAAAGAAGACCTGAAAGTTGCGGGAAAACAGTTTGATGGCACTAGATTTGAGGCCGCTGGATATGATGCTCCATGGGTCCTAGTGAACAGACACAATGAAGTATGGATATATGCTGCCTAA